A region of the Brachyhypopomus gauderio isolate BG-103 chromosome 11, BGAUD_0.2, whole genome shotgun sequence genome:
tgttggaggtggtgtCTGTCCCACCAGCAAGCAGGTCTATCACTATCCCCAAAAGATGCTTCTCATTAAAAGAAGATTGACCATCTTCTTgctgtaaaaaataaaacatcataTACTGTGTATATCTTTGGTAAGAAGTAACATGTTGAGGGTGTTTCCTTCAGTTAAACCACCTCAAACTGCACAGTCACTTACTTTATCAAGTTCGTCTATGTAGCAATCAACAAAATCTCTTGGCTCTCCTGATACTCTTGTTAGCTTATGCTTGTTTATCATGTTTAGTACGATTTGTTTAACTGTGTTGTAATTTTGAAAGGCCTTCTTAAAGGGAAGGGGAAGACCTCTCACCACAGGAAGTGAATCATAGATCTGGAAGAAAATAAGAATTGCAGTCATCACAGAACTGCAATTTCAAATGTCTTAATGCAAATATTGTTTCAGACAATACAGTGACTCACCATTGACCAGGGACCATTTATGATTTTAAACATTTCAGTGAAACATCGAACAATCTCTTTAAGGGTTTGATGCTCATATTCAAAGCGTGTGCCAAATAAAACCAGGTAGATGATGTTTAATGCAGCATCATGGAACAAAGTCTTAGGATTCATATCTGCtcctacatatatacacatttgtGATAAATTTGCTTTCATAACATTGGTGAACAGCTGTTGACAACAAGTAAGaaatcttttgtcatttcacatGTGAGACAGTGACAAACAAAGTGGCAACATTACAATACCAGCACTTTTTTCCAACCATGTAACAAGGTGTTCGATCTCCCCCAGAATCCTCTTCTCCATAGACTGCTTCCCCAGGCCAAAGTTCCTCAGGGTCATGAGGACAAAACGTCGATGCTCCCTCCATGCAGAACCATAGTCAGCAAATATGAAATCTGTGATGTTGGACTTTTATGAGTAACTTTGATTCTATTGGTACATGCAAAAAATGTAATACTTAATTAAAATTAGAAAAGTCTAGATTACACCATGGACTCTACAGAGGAATAGCAGCTTGATCTCAATCTGATCAGTGGGACAGATGTCATCATGATTGGATTTTACCATTATGTTTTGTTATGCTGTTGATGATGAGGTTCTGTGGGCGTCCAGAAAAGTCTGCAGCATTGGTCACCAAAGCCTCCTTTACAGCTTTAAAACCAGTAAGAACCACTGCTGGATTTCTGCCCATATACAGGCTGTAAACATTCCCATAGCGTTCAGCCAACTAAATAGGTAcaacaaacaataaacaagTCTGCAGCAATTCAAGAAATAAAACTAGaagtaataaatacatttatacaaGCACAACATAAAAGTTTAGTCTTGATTCAGTAAAAGTAGTATCTATTTACATAAAGATATATTTAGCTTTTCAAATCTAACTCTTGTTATGCTTCAGATTTTGGATAATATAATACATTGTCCATTCATGTGGTCATATTTTTAACTGAATTTTCTGCTTCATGGTATAATTATTCACAAGCACCTATACACAAACTATTTAAAGTAAGAGATAGAAACTTGCATATTATGTTGTTGAAGCTCAGAAATGAAGAACATGCCACTCTACCCTCTCAAGGTCTTTCAGTGGATTCAAGAGGTTTAGCTGTAACAGGTTGCCAAATATGGGTACTGGTTGGGGTCCTGGAGGGAAGTTCTTGGGCCTCTGGAtcatgatgaagatgaagatacAAATACCAACCAGAACCAAGGATCCCAGCATGATGTCTGTTCCACTGCGGTTTTCCACTCTGTGTATCTTTGATACGCCTCCCACTTATAAACTGGCCTCTGAACGCTGTTGGCAAACAGTCAGACAGAAGAAAGTTCATTGGTAGCTCTAAACATATTTACAgtctttttactcactttttcAGAATCAGAAATACTGATTCTGAAACAGTGAGTAAAAGAACACTAAATATGTCTCTCCTAAgacatatgtaaataattccAGAAGAGGAGGTGATGGAACTCAAAACCCCAGAAGGTCTTGCTCcagaaagggggaggggaggaggtgttAGAGTTAGGCCTTAAGAGTTTAAAAGGGTAGAGTGGTCCATTTTCCTTGAGTACACCAAATTTGTAAGAGGGCAGGATTTGATCCCATTTGGATGTGTATTTATGTAAGTGTCTATCTTGTGTATTGcttggagtgtgatggtaactgtGTGTTTTCTTAAGTATTTACAGTTTTtatcagtcgatttggttcatttctcacatcatgctttacattggcatcacaactagtgcatttctcaaaacagttagtgcaaacagcaaaactcaataaaatacatgcaaaagcagatacttcactcaaaattctttgtttttgccccaaaaaatctagtctgtgtgccatcgcctatgaacaaggcagtcaaaatacttagtcatgttgtcagtgcaactataagtcacagtcagtgtagactgcatggatgcagccatgaagccgccaggtttgcttcatggaaaattcatttttaagaagcttcctaatggagacattgacaagactaaagttgcttgcaccttatgcaactcagaattagtttattgtaggagttctaccagtctgaagtaccatttaaatgcaaagcacccgtttgctaatgctgctgacactgggtcaagcactgatgcagcccagtgGAAGAGTCGCCGCCAAACTACTTTGAGTGCAACCAAGGCAAGGTCAGCGCAGCTCTATCTGACAAGTTTACCAATCTCTTCGCTCAATGGGTTGCCACTAGCTGCCGGCCCTTAAGCATGGTTAGAAACCCTATATCAAAGACTAACTTTTAGTAATTACTTTGGTAGCatgcatattctgaatgagccattttaatctagattaatatagattaatttcaagatttcagtgagattaatctagattttaaaaaattatctatgcccacctCTAGTATATACATTCTGTATGCAAACTTTGAGGGAAAAAGGGCACACCAATAATTTTAGAAAAAGAAGCACCAATCCCGGCCAACGTTTAGCAGCCAAGGCGGTCCTTATATGGATGTATGCAACAAGACCAGTCCGGCATGTTTCCCCATAAAGAGACCAAGGTATTGGCACATAACTTTCTGACTTTGGATGCTCGATCCTCAGCCATGGAAGGTGCAATCCTCGGGAAACTACCTGGTTAGCCCGTTGGAAAGACACTGGCCTCACATTTCTCATGCCAAGGATTGCGGAGGGATTAAAATTAAGATAAATCAGGAATTTTCGTCAAGGAATTTTTAACCCTCTGGATTTTATAAACTCATAGCGGGAAAGCGGTAGCTCAGAATCAAATGAAATACCACTTGTTTACAACAGGGACCCTCAACATTCCAACGAGACCATTCCCACCTTGACTGACCCAATGACCACGGAGAAACTGACAAAAATGAGCTCTGAGACAGCTGGCATACTGTGTATTAGTGCATTTGATTAGTATTTATAGATTAATTGGAACTTTGTACAAAAAATGCGAAGGCCATACATAACCATCCCCCAAtcccaaatacacacatgcatactttGACCTAAAATAACCACAGCTTTGCTAAACAAGGATCCATGGCTTGAGGCTGTATTCAGTTTTAGTGTATGAAAATATTTGTTTTGTCAGGCTTCAGATTAGTATACTTTGACCACACATTGCCCATTATGACACAATTTCTGCTTACTTTATAATGTTATGGTATGAATATATAAACAATTAGgcacaaacaaaaaatgtaaagtaATGGTAACAGTTGTATCAGAAATAAATGTTAAATGAAGGTCCGGTTGAAGAGAACAGGTCACTGTACCCTTTCAAAGTCTTTCAAAGGATTGATGAGATTCAAGTGAAACATGTTCCCAAATATGGGTACTGGTCGGGGTCCTAGAGGGAAGTTCTTGGGCCTTTGGATCCTGAAGATGAAGATATAAATCCAAACCAGAACCAAGGATCCCTGCAAGATGTCTGTTCCACTGTTGCTTGCCATACTGTTCACCGTTGACTTGTGTCCCACTAATAATCCAGCCTCTGAACCCTGTTGGCAGAGTGTCAGCCATCATTTATTTCATCAATCAG
Encoded here:
- the LOC143527099 gene encoding cytochrome P450 2F2-like; the encoded protein is MLGSLVLVGICIFIFIMIQRPKNFPPGPQPVPIFGNLLQLNLLNPLKDLERLAERYGNVYSLYMGRNPAVVLTGFKAVKEALVTNAADFSGRPQNLIINSITKHNDFIFADYGSAWREHRRFVLMTLRNFGLGKQSMEKRILGEIEHLVTWLEKSAGADMNPKTLFHDAALNIIYLVLFGTRFEYEHQTLKEIVRCFTEMFKIINGPWSMIYDSLPVVRGLPLPFKKAFQNYNTVKQIVLNMINKHKLTRVSGEPRDFVDCYIDELDKQEDGQSSFNEKHLLGIVIDLLAGGTDTTSNTLLTSFLYLMAHPHIQEKCQQEIDEVLEGKAQASFEDRHDMPYTQAVIHESQRVANTAPLSVFHSTSRDTQLMGYSIPKGTLIIPNLSSVLKEEDQWKFPHEFNPANFLNEQGQFEKPEAFIPFSAGPRMCLGEGLARMELFLILVSLLRRFQFVWPEDAGEPDFTPVYGITLTPRPYKMGVRLRQKPGEMQKQ